One region of Camelina sativa cultivar DH55 chromosome 6, Cs, whole genome shotgun sequence genomic DNA includes:
- the LOC104790178 gene encoding protein MIZU-KUSSEI 1-like isoform X1, with product MRVQTSFNSSLSSKKETKGYFNWIMKSILANTSLDSSFSLSKRYFNWKKKKVQEDDDEEEEEEDDDYNHNEEKILTRFNFSSDPTRPDQFSTQQMMKKKKKKKTLEKIRYALGFSNSGLGFRVVGTLFGNRRGHVYFAVQDDPTRLPAVLIQLPTPTSVLVREMASGLVRIALETAAFKTDTKKKLLEESTWRTYCNGKKCGYAARKECGEAEWKVLKAVGPITMGAGVLPAAKTTAGEEEGNGAVGSEKGELMYMRARFERVIGSRDSEAFYMMNPDVSSGGPELSVYFLRV from the exons ATGAGAGTCCAAACTTCATTCAATTCAAGTCTCAGttccaagaaagaaacaaaaggttacTTCAACTGGATCATGAAGTCAATCTTAGCCAACACTTCTCTCGActcttcattctctctttctaAACGTTACTTTaactggaagaagaagaaagttcaagaagacgacgacgaagaagaggaagaagaagacgacgattaCAAC CACAACGAAGAAAAAATCTTGACCCGTTTCAACTTCTCCTCTGACCCGACCCGTCCGGATCAGTTCAGTACCCaacagatgatgaagaagaaaaaaaagaaaaagactctcGAAAAGATCCGTTACGCTCTCGGGTTCTCTAACTCGGGTCTGGGTTTCCGTGTCGTGGGTACTTTATTCGGTAACCGCCGTGGACACGTGTACTTCGCCGTACAAGATGACCCGACCCGTTTACCCGCTGTTTTGATCCAGTTACCGACTCCCACGAGCGTTCTCGTACGTGAGATGGCTTCAGGGCTAGTGAGAATCGCGCTTGAGACGGCGGCGTTTAAGACGGatacgaagaagaagcttttggaAGAGTCAACGTGGAGAACGTATTGTAACGGTAAGAAATGTGGTTACGCGGCGAGGAAAGAGTGTGGTGAAGCGGAGTGGAAGGTGTTGAAGGCGGTCGGGCCTATAACAATGGGTGCCGGAGTTTTACCGGCGGCGAAGACGACGGCGGGGGAAGAAGAAGGGAATGGAGCGGTTGGGTCCGAGAAAGGTGAGCTCATGTATATGAGAGCCCGGTTCGAGCGGGTTATCGGGTCGAGAGACTCCGAGGCGTTTTACATGATGAACCCTGATGTGTCAAGTGGTGGACCTGAGCTTAGTGTGTATTTTCTAAGGGTTTAA
- the LOC104790178 gene encoding protein MIZU-KUSSEI 1-like isoform X2 yields MRVQTSFNSSLSSKKETKGYFNWIMKSILANTSLDSSFSLSKRYFNWKKKKVQEDDDEEEEEEDDDYNHNEEKILTRFNFSSDPTRPDQFSTQQMMKKKKKKKTLEKIRYALGFSNSGLGFRVVGTLFGNRRGHVYFAVQDDPTRLPAVLIQLPTPTSVLVREMASGLVRIALETAAFKTDTKKKLLEESTWRTYCNGKKCGYAARKECGEAEWKVLKAVGPITMGAGVLPAAKTTAGEEEGNGAVGSEKGELMYMRARFERVIGSRDSEAFYMMNPDVSSGGPELSVYFLRV; encoded by the exons ATGAGAGTCCAAACTTCATTCAATTCAAGTCTCAGttccaagaaagaaacaaaaggttacTTCAACTGG ATCATGAAGTCAATCTTAGCCAACACTTCTCTCGActcttcattctctctttctaAACGTTACTTcaactggaagaagaagaaagttcaagaagacgacgacgaagaagaggaagaagaagacgacgattaCAACCACAACGAAGAAAAAATCTTGACCCGTTTCAACTTCTCCTCTGACCCGACCCGTCCGGATCAGTTCAGTACCCaacagatgatgaagaagaaaaaaaagaaaaagactctcGAAAAGATCCGTTACGCTCTCGGGTTCTCTAACTCGGGTCTGGGTTTCCGTGTCGTGGGTACTTTATTCGGTAACCGCCGTGGACACGTGTACTTCGCCGTACAAGATGACCCGACCCGTTTACCCGCTGTTTTGATCCAGTTACCGACTCCCACGAGCGTTCTCGTACGTGAGATGGCTTCAGGGCTAGTGAGAATCGCGCTTGAGACGGCGGCGTTTAAGACGGatacgaagaagaagcttttggaAGAGTCAACGTGGAGAACGTATTGTAACGGTAAGAAATGTGGTTACGCGGCGAGGAAAGAGTGTGGTGAAGCGGAGTGGAAGGTGTTGAAGGCGGTCGGGCCTATAACAATGGGTGCCGGAGTTTTACCGGCGGCGAAGACGACGGCGGGGGAAGAAGAAGGGAATGGAGCGGTTGGGTCCGAGAAAGGTGAGCTCATGTATATGAGAGCCCGGTTCGAGCGGGTTATCGGGTCGAGAGACTCCGAGGCGTTTTACATGATGAACCCTGATGTGTCAAGTGGTGGACCTGAGCTTAGTGTGTATTTTCTAAGGGTTTAA
- the LOC104790178 gene encoding protein MIZU-KUSSEI 1-like isoform X3, producing the protein MKSILANTSLDSSFSLSKRYFNWKKKKVQEDDDEEEEEEDDDYNHNEEKILTRFNFSSDPTRPDQFSTQQMMKKKKKKKTLEKIRYALGFSNSGLGFRVVGTLFGNRRGHVYFAVQDDPTRLPAVLIQLPTPTSVLVREMASGLVRIALETAAFKTDTKKKLLEESTWRTYCNGKKCGYAARKECGEAEWKVLKAVGPITMGAGVLPAAKTTAGEEEGNGAVGSEKGELMYMRARFERVIGSRDSEAFYMMNPDVSSGGPELSVYFLRV; encoded by the coding sequence ATGAAGTCAATCTTAGCCAACACTTCTCTCGActcttcattctctctttctaAACGTTACTTcaactggaagaagaagaaagttcaagaagacgacgacgaagaagaggaagaagaagacgacgattaCAACCACAACGAAGAAAAAATCTTGACCCGTTTCAACTTCTCCTCTGACCCGACCCGTCCGGATCAGTTCAGTACCCaacagatgatgaagaagaaaaaaaagaaaaagactctcGAAAAGATCCGTTACGCTCTCGGGTTCTCTAACTCGGGTCTGGGTTTCCGTGTCGTGGGTACTTTATTCGGTAACCGCCGTGGACACGTGTACTTCGCCGTACAAGATGACCCGACCCGTTTACCCGCTGTTTTGATCCAGTTACCGACTCCCACGAGCGTTCTCGTACGTGAGATGGCTTCAGGGCTAGTGAGAATCGCGCTTGAGACGGCGGCGTTTAAGACGGatacgaagaagaagcttttggaAGAGTCAACGTGGAGAACGTATTGTAACGGTAAGAAATGTGGTTACGCGGCGAGGAAAGAGTGTGGTGAAGCGGAGTGGAAGGTGTTGAAGGCGGTCGGGCCTATAACAATGGGTGCCGGAGTTTTACCGGCGGCGAAGACGACGGCGGGGGAAGAAGAAGGGAATGGAGCGGTTGGGTCCGAGAAAGGTGAGCTCATGTATATGAGAGCCCGGTTCGAGCGGGTTATCGGGTCGAGAGACTCCGAGGCGTTTTACATGATGAACCCTGATGTGTCAAGTGGTGGACCTGAGCTTAGTGTGTATTTTCTAAGGGTTTAA
- the LOC109133424 gene encoding protein IDA-LIKE 1-like has product MSLPSSSFSEHCLSHKTMFITLYIVFLLCFGSYNATARVGPVKVSETEIVQTGSRSSRQEIIGGFGFKGRVVHLFSKRVLVPPSGPSKRHNSVVNNLRH; this is encoded by the coding sequence AtgtctcttccttcttcttctttctccgaACATTGTCTTTCTCATAAAACCATGTTTATCACTCTTTATATTGTTTTCCTCTTGTGTTTTGGTTCCTACAACGCCACAGCAAGGGTCGGACCTGTTAAGGTTTCTGAGACAGAAATAGTTCAAACAGGATCAAGATCATCAAGACAAGAGATCATTGGGGGTTTTGGATTCAAAGGTCGTGTGGTccatttattttctaaaagggTACTTGTACCACCTTCGGGACCTTCCAAGAGGCACAATTCTGTGGTGAATAATCTCAGACACTAA